From a region of the Bradyrhizobium guangdongense genome:
- a CDS encoding WGR domain-containing protein — translation MSELTVQYLVLERRDPARNMARFYVLTIEPTLFGDTALVREWGRLGGRGRRRLDLFKPSRLLSPGSGATPVAVTSSGTFRARSRRATRHKSADLDKMSVEVYQSNPRSYSTIFQELRKYSIINYANLNSVMVSVGEINRTP, via the coding sequence ATGTCCGAACTCACCGTGCAATATCTCGTGCTCGAGCGTCGCGATCCGGCCCGTAACATGGCGCGGTTCTATGTGCTCACGATTGAGCCGACGCTCTTTGGCGATACGGCATTGGTGCGCGAATGGGGCCGTCTCGGTGGGCGCGGTCGACGGCGACTCGATCTGTTCAAGCCGTCGAGGCTCTTGAGTCCTGGCTCAGGCGCAACGCCCGTCGCGGTTACGTCCAGCGGCACTTTCCGGGCTCGGAGCCGGCGTGCGACACGCCACAAGTCGGCTGATCTGGACAAAATGTCAGTGGAAGTATATCAAAGTAATCCGAGATCATACTCGACCATATTCCAAGAATTGCGAAAGTATTCCATAATTAATTATGCGAATTTAAATAGTGTCATGGTTTCAGTAGGAGAGATCAACCGAACTCCATAA
- a CDS encoding 3'-5' exonuclease, whose amino-acid sequence MRRKTEVFVSVDVETAGPIPGEYSLLSIGACVVNDPAKTFSCELKPINRNADPKALQVSGLSLDELAKNGLEPAEAMRAFAQWLDALVEKDGSVVFVGLNAPFDWSFVNYYFHRFTGDNPFGFTALDIKALFMGATGCDWADTRSSKMTERLSPRLKGDHQALHDAQYQAELFSLIRTKLLGNR is encoded by the coding sequence ATGAGGCGTAAAACCGAAGTGTTCGTCTCAGTCGACGTTGAAACCGCCGGGCCGATCCCCGGTGAGTACAGCCTTCTGTCGATCGGCGCCTGCGTTGTCAACGATCCGGCAAAGACCTTCTCCTGCGAATTGAAGCCGATCAATCGCAATGCCGATCCGAAAGCCCTGCAGGTTTCCGGCCTGTCGCTGGATGAGCTTGCCAAGAACGGGCTCGAACCGGCGGAGGCGATGCGGGCCTTCGCGCAGTGGCTCGACGCGCTTGTTGAAAAAGACGGCTCGGTCGTCTTCGTCGGGCTCAACGCGCCGTTCGATTGGTCATTCGTAAATTATTATTTCCATCGGTTCACGGGCGATAATCCATTCGGGTTCACGGCTTTGGACATCAAGGCGCTTTTCATGGGTGCGACGGGGTGCGATTGGGCCGATACGCGATCGAGCAAAATGACGGAGCGCCTGTCGCCTCGGTTGAAGGGCGATCATCAGGCCCTGCATGATGCGCAGTATCAGGCCGAGTTATTCAGTCTCATTCGAACCAAGCTCTTGGGAAATCGGTAG
- a CDS encoding AAA family ATPase: MSQPSIFDSETPLPSDTLAKREKTLLGFDTRYARVHDQLRLLLNVRELAGWSHKNHGKSLPICDLVAEQYPLVIFHGDVGTGKTATAECIANKLVIEARSEDSILFKLSNRVRGSGMVGEMGTLIAEAFKKVIQSAGKHRRAVLIIDEGDSLAASRAQEHSHHEDKVAVNTLIQGVDDLRQYGGRIVVILCTNRLSVLDPALCRRAAIIEEFRRPTDDERRQLLTMDLAGLSLTPIQLSQLVEATGARAGKPSWTYSDIRTRLYPAALAKAFPSGPLRFDQLKLAAAAITASPVMEDR; encoded by the coding sequence GTGAGTCAACCCAGCATCTTCGACAGCGAGACGCCGCTGCCCAGCGATACGCTGGCCAAACGCGAGAAGACCCTTCTGGGGTTCGATACCCGATATGCGCGGGTCCACGATCAGCTTCGTCTGCTGCTGAATGTCCGCGAGCTGGCGGGCTGGAGCCACAAGAATCACGGCAAGAGCCTTCCGATCTGCGATCTCGTCGCCGAGCAGTATCCGCTGGTGATCTTTCACGGCGATGTCGGCACCGGCAAGACCGCAACAGCGGAGTGCATCGCCAACAAGTTGGTAATCGAGGCCAGAAGCGAAGATTCGATCCTGTTCAAGCTGAGTAACCGCGTCCGCGGCAGCGGCATGGTCGGCGAGATGGGAACATTGATCGCGGAAGCCTTCAAGAAGGTCATTCAATCGGCCGGCAAGCACCGCCGCGCGGTCCTGATCATCGACGAAGGCGACAGCCTCGCCGCCTCGCGCGCCCAGGAGCACAGCCACCACGAAGACAAGGTAGCGGTGAACACGCTCATTCAGGGCGTCGATGACCTGCGCCAGTACGGCGGCCGGATCGTGGTGATCCTGTGCACCAACCGGCTGTCGGTCCTGGATCCTGCCTTGTGCCGCCGCGCCGCCATCATCGAGGAGTTCCGCCGTCCAACGGACGACGAGCGCCGCCAATTGCTCACGATGGATCTGGCCGGGTTGTCTCTGACGCCCATTCAGCTATCGCAGCTCGTCGAAGCCACCGGAGCGCGGGCAGGCAAGCCGTCCTGGACCTATTCGGATATCAGGACGAGGCTCTATCCGGCCGCGCTGGCAAAGGCCTTCCCGAGCGGGCCACTGCGCTTCGATCAACTCAAGCTCGCCGCCGCGGCGATCACCGCGTCGCCGGTGATGGAGGATCGCTGA
- a CDS encoding XRE family transcriptional regulator has protein sequence MIGHKLKVARSASGLSLRGLADAMDGIVSAQAIGKYERNEDMPSSRVLIALAATLHVTEDYLLSEDELALEGVEFRKKAGTSFREEAALEARAIHMLERYLAIEDLLQMRSIDWEQPRSAPHPVADVRDAEDAARSVREDWGLGNDPIPQLAELLEERGIKILSLDLDDIDGLAAKVRRKDRNAARVIVIKQSTWSERKRFNLAHELGHMVLAPSPGVDEEKAAHRFAGAFLMPADVLRAEVGVSRSSISLGELVALKKRFGVSIQAIAYRCKDLGIISQSAFGRLFKIFAERGWRTAPYEEPGRMKPELEEPKRFERLCYRALAERVIGEARAAELLGITVRELDARLDQVAA, from the coding sequence ATGATCGGACACAAGCTTAAGGTCGCACGGTCGGCCTCGGGCCTGTCGTTGCGTGGCCTCGCTGACGCCATGGATGGCATCGTATCGGCCCAAGCCATTGGCAAATATGAGAGAAACGAGGATATGCCGAGCTCGCGGGTGCTGATCGCCTTGGCGGCGACGCTCCACGTGACGGAGGATTACCTGCTCAGCGAGGACGAACTTGCCCTTGAGGGCGTCGAGTTCCGCAAGAAGGCGGGCACGTCGTTCCGGGAAGAAGCCGCCCTCGAAGCCCGCGCGATTCACATGCTGGAGCGCTATCTCGCGATCGAGGACCTGCTCCAGATGCGCAGCATCGATTGGGAGCAGCCACGCAGCGCACCACATCCGGTGGCCGATGTCCGGGACGCCGAAGATGCGGCTCGCTCTGTCCGCGAAGACTGGGGTTTGGGAAACGATCCCATCCCGCAGCTCGCCGAGCTTCTGGAGGAGCGCGGGATCAAGATCCTGTCGCTCGATCTCGACGATATCGACGGGCTTGCCGCCAAGGTGCGACGCAAGGACCGCAACGCTGCGCGAGTAATCGTCATCAAGCAAAGCACGTGGTCGGAGCGGAAGCGCTTCAATCTCGCCCATGAGCTCGGTCATATGGTGCTGGCCCCATCCCCCGGCGTCGATGAGGAAAAGGCGGCGCATCGGTTTGCCGGCGCCTTCCTGATGCCGGCCGACGTCCTTCGGGCCGAAGTTGGGGTCAGCCGATCGTCGATCAGTCTTGGCGAGCTGGTCGCGCTCAAGAAGCGTTTTGGCGTCAGCATCCAGGCCATCGCCTATCGCTGCAAGGATCTCGGCATCATCAGCCAGTCCGCTTTTGGCCGGCTGTTCAAGATCTTCGCGGAACGGGGATGGCGGACGGCGCCCTATGAAGAGCCAGGCCGGATGAAGCCTGAACTCGAGGAGCCGAAGCGCTTCGAGAGGCTTTGCTATCGTGCGCTGGCCGAACGAGTCATCGGCGAAGCCCGGGCCGCTGAACTGCTGGGAATAACGGTTCGCGAACTGGACGCTCGTCTGGATCAAGTTGCGGCGTAA
- a CDS encoding nucleotidyl transferase AbiEii/AbiGii toxin family protein: MPLSEKYRHQVALLIETIPFVAAEPDFALKGGTAINLFHRDMPRLSVDIDLTYLPVAPRPESLAAIDAAMKRMTEAIRKGLPGARLTEVVNPREKIVTKLTVQKGDAQIKIEITPVIRGCVFEPELRDVSPSVEETFGFAQMKVVSFADLYAGKLVAALDRQHPRDLFDVRDLLANEGITDDLRKAFIVYLISHDRPISEVVVPRRKDIQHEFTHGFEGMTADEVTLDELLKTRETLIAEIAGKMRQARKDFLMGFKRGEPDWNLLGVPDAADLPAVRWKQINLDKLPAEHRATLVAQLEKVLRNA; this comes from the coding sequence ATGCCCCTGTCTGAAAAATATCGGCATCAAGTGGCCTTGTTGATCGAGACGATCCCGTTCGTCGCGGCGGAGCCCGATTTTGCGCTCAAGGGTGGCACCGCCATCAATCTCTTCCACCGAGATATGCCGCGCCTATCGGTCGATATCGACCTGACATATCTGCCGGTGGCTCCGCGTCCCGAATCTCTTGCGGCGATAGATGCGGCGATGAAGCGCATGACAGAGGCCATAAGGAAAGGATTGCCGGGCGCGCGGCTGACGGAAGTCGTCAATCCCCGTGAAAAGATCGTCACCAAGCTGACCGTCCAGAAAGGCGACGCGCAGATCAAGATCGAGATCACGCCGGTGATCAGGGGCTGCGTCTTCGAGCCGGAGCTGCGCGACGTGTCGCCGAGCGTCGAAGAGACGTTCGGCTTCGCGCAGATGAAAGTCGTTTCGTTCGCCGATCTATACGCCGGCAAGCTTGTCGCGGCGCTCGACCGGCAGCATCCGCGCGACCTCTTCGATGTCCGCGATCTGCTCGCCAACGAAGGCATCACGGACGATCTCCGCAAAGCGTTCATTGTCTACCTCATCAGCCATGACCGGCCGATCTCCGAGGTCGTGGTTCCTCGTCGCAAGGACATCCAGCACGAATTCACGCACGGCTTTGAGGGCATGACCGCCGATGAAGTGACCCTGGACGAGTTGCTCAAAACCCGGGAAACGCTGATCGCCGAAATCGCGGGAAAAATGCGGCAAGCTCGCAAGGACTTCCTCATGGGATTCAAGCGCGGCGAGCCGGATTGGAACCTGCTAGGCGTCCCTGACGCAGCGGACCTGCCGGCGGTGCGCTGGAAGCAGATCAATCTGGACAAGCTTCCTGCCGAGCACAGGGCGACGCTCGTCGCGCAGCTCGAGAAGGTCTTGCGCAATGCCTGA
- a CDS encoding type IV toxin-antitoxin system AbiEi family antitoxin, which produces MAEQKDRKLNRLERTLPQGLLVDAAWMERHGYSTSLRSQYVSAGWLVQPARGTFKRPLGELSWQGAVVSLQRLLGSDFVVGGRTAIEVQGFGHYLSQTGPSTIHLYGTRSAPGWLGKLPLKQKFRVHRTQSLFKTHGSLPTSESGTTREIPGPFDWPLTVSTPERAFLELLDELPRHESFHHVDALAEGLRSLSPRRLQMLLNDCKSVKVKRLFFWFAERHQHAWLKQIDKSKVNLGTGKRMLVKGGKLDTKYLITIPDDLNAPV; this is translated from the coding sequence ATGGCTGAGCAAAAGGACAGAAAGCTAAACAGGCTCGAAAGGACCCTTCCGCAGGGACTTCTGGTCGATGCCGCCTGGATGGAACGACATGGATATTCCACCAGCTTGCGCAGCCAATACGTATCGGCCGGCTGGCTCGTTCAGCCGGCGCGGGGAACCTTCAAGCGCCCGCTCGGTGAACTCTCCTGGCAGGGCGCCGTCGTGTCACTCCAGCGATTGCTCGGCTCCGACTTCGTCGTTGGCGGACGCACCGCCATCGAAGTGCAAGGCTTCGGCCACTACCTGAGCCAGACGGGTCCTTCGACCATACATCTATACGGAACGCGGTCTGCTCCCGGCTGGCTCGGCAAACTTCCGCTCAAACAGAAATTCCGCGTTCACCGCACGCAAAGCCTGTTCAAAACGCACGGGAGCCTGCCCACATCAGAGTCGGGGACAACGCGGGAAATACCGGGACCATTCGACTGGCCTCTCACGGTATCGACGCCCGAACGCGCGTTTCTCGAACTGCTCGACGAATTGCCCCGCCACGAAAGCTTCCATCACGTCGATGCACTGGCGGAAGGCTTGAGGAGCCTGAGCCCCCGGCGGCTGCAAATGCTTCTGAACGACTGCAAAAGCGTCAAGGTCAAACGATTGTTTTTCTGGTTCGCGGAGCGACATCAGCACGCTTGGCTCAAACAGATCGACAAGTCGAAAGTCAATCTCGGCACGGGAAAGCGCATGCTCGTCAAGGGCGGCAAACTCGACACCAAATACCTCATAACCATCCCAGACGACCTCAATGCCCCTGTCTGA
- a CDS encoding AAA family ATPase, with product MTSEGTTVKAGAGNSLSNRLAVFNEDFIDLNLQWSAGRAKPVFYIGREQAELAAELAKKEAALPVANERKIAAEALFRAKEQQLANFKRAHARTVSTELRQGSRSRFLQNTVASHTESSADKPTNQRNSRL from the coding sequence GTGACAAGCGAAGGAACGACGGTAAAGGCGGGTGCGGGCAATAGCTTGAGCAATCGCCTTGCAGTCTTCAATGAAGATTTCATCGACCTGAATCTGCAATGGTCGGCTGGTCGGGCCAAACCCGTCTTCTACATCGGCCGAGAACAGGCCGAGTTAGCCGCCGAGCTTGCAAAGAAGGAGGCAGCGCTACCGGTTGCCAACGAACGCAAGATCGCGGCAGAAGCGCTCTTTCGCGCAAAGGAGCAACAGCTAGCAAACTTCAAGCGTGCGCATGCTCGTACAGTCTCAACAGAGCTGCGGCAGGGAAGCCGATCGCGGTTCTTGCAGAACACGGTCGCGTCCCACACCGAATCGTCCGCAGACAAGCCGACGAACCAGCGAAACAGCAGGTTGTAG
- a CDS encoding restriction endonuclease, which translates to MITSRTPSSWQDLQEQSARILAECGFAVEIEKKVKLVRGQAEIDVYAEETLKGRKYIILCGCKHWRAAVPQTVVHSFRSVMTDVGAHKGYIISSSGFQSGARDAAQMTNVELVTWDQFQNAFEPSWLENCFTPVITAKLDPLMGFSEPFLPPSFPHWPEADQNEYLQLKDELDPLGWFAMSMATYSRILRHSSYPPLPLKNIPDPTEKYKGLPTDIMSAVGYRDLLDATLHHGEAAIAKFRAVRDRNK; encoded by the coding sequence ATGATCACATCGAGAACCCCCTCAAGCTGGCAAGATCTTCAGGAACAGTCCGCACGCATCTTGGCGGAATGCGGGTTTGCCGTCGAAATCGAAAAAAAGGTGAAGCTTGTTCGTGGCCAAGCGGAAATCGACGTCTATGCCGAGGAAACTCTGAAAGGACGAAAATACATCATCCTTTGTGGGTGCAAGCATTGGAGGGCCGCCGTTCCCCAAACCGTGGTTCATTCCTTTCGCAGCGTGATGACGGATGTCGGCGCCCACAAGGGCTACATCATCTCGAGTTCGGGCTTTCAGTCGGGAGCCCGCGATGCCGCGCAGATGACAAATGTCGAGTTGGTCACCTGGGATCAGTTTCAGAACGCGTTCGAGCCGAGTTGGCTCGAAAATTGTTTCACTCCGGTGATCACAGCGAAGCTCGATCCGCTGATGGGCTTTTCCGAGCCGTTCCTGCCGCCCTCGTTTCCCCATTGGCCTGAGGCCGATCAAAACGAATATCTTCAATTGAAGGATGAGCTCGATCCCCTCGGCTGGTTCGCGATGTCGATGGCTACTTATTCGAGGATTCTCCGCCATAGCAGTTATCCACCGCTGCCGCTCAAGAATATTCCCGATCCCACCGAGAAGTATAAGGGGCTTCCCACGGATATCATGAGCGCCGTGGGTTATCGCGATCTTCTCGACGCCACACTTCACCATGGAGAAGCGGCGATTGCGAAATTCCGCGCGGTCAGAGATCGCAACAAGTAA
- a CDS encoding DUF6088 family protein, protein MQTVAERILEYARTLPEGALIGAKDALHLGSRAAVDQALKRLSERNELMRLAHGFYVLPVKTRFGVRAPQAEKVVQALAATRAETIVPHGAAAANALGLTTQVPTKLVYLTSGPDRELKLGAQTVEVKHAPEWMLFPAKPAAGQAIRALEWLGKRQANDALRVLKQKLSAETLQDLIAVRPALPAWMSKSISQSLLSYG, encoded by the coding sequence ATGCAGACCGTAGCTGAGCGCATTCTGGAATATGCCCGAACATTGCCCGAAGGCGCCTTGATTGGTGCTAAGGATGCTTTGCATTTGGGGAGCCGTGCAGCGGTCGATCAAGCTCTGAAAAGGCTTTCTGAGCGCAACGAGCTGATGCGCCTTGCTCATGGGTTCTACGTCCTGCCGGTCAAAACCCGGTTCGGTGTACGCGCACCGCAAGCGGAGAAAGTCGTCCAAGCGCTCGCTGCCACGCGTGCCGAAACAATCGTCCCGCACGGGGCAGCAGCTGCAAACGCACTTGGTCTTACGACCCAGGTGCCAACGAAACTCGTCTATCTGACGTCTGGTCCTGACCGGGAGCTTAAGCTCGGCGCACAAACCGTTGAGGTGAAGCATGCGCCAGAATGGATGCTGTTTCCGGCAAAGCCGGCTGCCGGGCAAGCCATTCGCGCCTTGGAATGGCTCGGCAAACGGCAAGCGAACGATGCGCTGCGGGTCCTTAAGCAGAAATTGTCGGCGGAAACGTTGCAAGACCTCATCGCCGTGCGCCCCGCTCTGCCTGCGTGGATGTCAAAATCGATCAGCCAATCGCTGCTAAGCTATGGCTGA
- a CDS encoding Fic family protein produces MAIETPQRIEPARLEETSEAIADVVADLSAASARLGVGLHQRTAANLANLVRLMNTYYSNLIEGHNTRPKDIARALEGELDQDEGRRNLQLEAAAHVRVQTEIDRLTADSELGEPASVEFIKWLHREFYRGAPGDMLQIRGNDTTFMMVPGEWRSKPEHDVAIGRHVPPSSERVDDFMRYFEQRYAFRPLKTAGRIMAIPAAHHRFNYIHPFPDGNGRVSRLMSHAMAQLAGIGSHGLWSISRGLARGLKSPSEYKRMMDMADSSRQGDLDGRGNLSLKALNEFVLWFLQVCLDQVKFMDGLFELDNLGSRLNTYVERSDTLKPEAKRLLEEALVRGQFERGDVARITGLPERTARRVLADVLADGVLGSDTPKGAVSLRFPVEALDVLFPRLFPET; encoded by the coding sequence ATGGCGATAGAAACACCCCAGCGCATTGAGCCGGCGCGGCTTGAGGAAACGTCCGAGGCCATCGCGGATGTGGTTGCCGACCTGTCGGCAGCCTCGGCCAGGCTCGGTGTCGGGCTTCATCAGCGCACAGCTGCGAACCTTGCCAACTTGGTGCGGCTGATGAACACCTACTACAGCAACCTCATCGAGGGCCATAACACGCGGCCAAAGGACATTGCTCGCGCGCTCGAGGGGGAGCTTGACCAAGACGAGGGCCGTCGCAACCTTCAGCTGGAGGCCGCGGCACATGTACGCGTGCAGACGGAGATCGATCGCCTTACCGCCGACAGCGAGCTCGGTGAGCCGGCCTCAGTGGAGTTTATCAAGTGGTTGCATCGTGAATTCTATCGAGGGGCGCCGGGCGATATGCTCCAAATCCGCGGCAACGACACGACCTTTATGATGGTGCCCGGCGAATGGCGGTCGAAGCCTGAGCATGATGTTGCGATAGGCCGTCACGTTCCGCCATCTAGCGAGCGTGTTGACGACTTTATGCGCTATTTCGAGCAACGCTACGCCTTCAGGCCGCTGAAAACAGCCGGCCGAATCATGGCGATCCCTGCGGCGCATCACCGCTTCAACTACATCCATCCGTTTCCTGACGGAAACGGCCGCGTTAGCCGCTTGATGAGCCACGCTATGGCCCAGCTGGCCGGCATCGGTTCACACGGGTTATGGTCGATTTCGCGCGGCCTCGCCCGAGGCCTCAAATCGCCGAGCGAGTACAAGCGCATGATGGATATGGCGGACTCGTCACGACAGGGAGACCTCGACGGACGGGGCAATCTTTCGCTGAAGGCGCTCAACGAGTTTGTTCTATGGTTTCTCCAGGTCTGTCTTGATCAGGTGAAGTTCATGGACGGGCTGTTTGAGCTTGATAACCTAGGCTCGCGCTTAAACACCTATGTCGAACGCAGCGACACGCTCAAGCCAGAAGCAAAGCGCCTCCTCGAAGAGGCGCTGGTTCGCGGGCAGTTCGAGCGTGGTGACGTCGCCCGGATAACGGGTTTGCCTGAGCGCACCGCGCGTCGCGTGCTTGCTGACGTGCTTGCCGACGGCGTGCTCGGATCAGACACGCCCAAGGGCGCGGTATCGCTCCGCTTTCCGGTTGAGGCCTTGGATGTGCTGTTTCCGCGATTGTTCCCGGAAACGTGA
- a CDS encoding GFA family protein has product MVYARCNCGAVMLSLPEEPSKIVVACHCIDCQRRTGAPFGVGAYYPAEVVTVSGTSKEFAHAAASGGEMHNYFCPQCGSTVYWKVTSLPSMIGVAVGAMANPKYPAPGISVFEKSKHDWVQIEGAVKHFRENYHPENSG; this is encoded by the coding sequence ATGGTCTACGCAAGGTGCAACTGTGGTGCAGTCATGCTCTCGCTCCCGGAAGAACCGTCCAAGATAGTCGTTGCTTGTCACTGCATCGACTGTCAACGTCGAACAGGTGCGCCGTTCGGCGTGGGAGCATATTACCCCGCGGAGGTTGTTACCGTCTCAGGAACTTCAAAAGAGTTCGCACATGCCGCTGCAAGCGGCGGGGAAATGCATAACTATTTTTGTCCGCAGTGCGGATCAACGGTCTATTGGAAAGTCACCAGCTTGCCTTCGATGATCGGTGTTGCAGTCGGCGCGATGGCAAATCCAAAGTACCCAGCTCCCGGCATATCGGTTTTTGAGAAATCGAAACACGACTGGGTTCAAATTGAGGGTGCCGTAAAGCACTTTCGGGAAAACTACCACCCGGAAAATTCAGGCTGA
- a CDS encoding SAM-dependent methyltransferase produces the protein MSQSCPPSPEYPPIKTADLYLIGCGILPARDVTLEALSILRQVVSYTTLPSPNLRSFLESNGLDFVNIEHLYEKGKERAKIYADVAAHIFEKATRERPVAYLTYGHPMYLDEPVRLMIAGAPARGLRTHVVPGVSFVDSIIARLPLVVGPAGFQVISADPLVEGTASINPWRSTLVAQIGSFRIPTADGEQALAPALLAPLMERLLEQYPADHRITFCDLDESGAEPLFLTVPLCAWSLAADGVNYATTIYIPPIDPANGGRENGF, from the coding sequence ATGTCGCAAAGCTGTCCACCTTCGCCGGAGTACCCGCCGATCAAGACCGCCGATCTCTACCTCATCGGATGCGGAATCCTGCCTGCGCGAGACGTCACTTTGGAAGCGCTCTCGATCCTGCGTCAGGTGGTCTCATATACGACGCTGCCAAGCCCCAATCTCCGGTCGTTTCTCGAAAGCAACGGGCTTGATTTCGTCAACATCGAGCACCTCTACGAAAAAGGGAAAGAGCGAGCGAAGATTTACGCAGATGTCGCCGCCCATATTTTCGAAAAGGCGACCAGGGAGCGTCCGGTCGCGTATTTGACCTACGGGCATCCGATGTATCTCGACGAGCCCGTTCGTTTGATGATAGCCGGCGCACCGGCAAGAGGTCTGCGGACGCACGTCGTACCAGGTGTCTCATTCGTCGATTCCATCATCGCACGATTGCCGCTTGTGGTCGGCCCGGCCGGCTTCCAGGTCATCTCGGCCGATCCCTTGGTCGAAGGCACAGCCTCGATCAATCCGTGGCGATCGACCCTCGTCGCGCAAATCGGCAGCTTTCGGATCCCCACCGCAGACGGCGAGCAGGCATTGGCTCCCGCATTGCTGGCACCATTGATGGAGCGGCTGCTCGAGCAGTATCCCGCCGACCACCGCATAACTTTTTGCGACCTCGATGAGAGCGGCGCGGAGCCGCTGTTTCTGACCGTTCCGCTTTGCGCTTGGAGCCTGGCGGCGGATGGGGTAAATTACGCGACGACAATCTACATTCCGCCGATCGACCCCGCCAATGGCGGTCGCGAGAACGGCTTTTGA